In a single window of the Flavobacterium sp. W4I14 genome:
- a CDS encoding transcriptional regulator with XRE-family HTH domain (product_source=COG1396; cath_funfam=1.10.260.40; cog=COG1396; pfam=PF01381; smart=SM00530; superfamily=47413) → MKSIGDHIKQSRLALGLSQADAAKKLNISTPAFCKIETGQTDLNISRLLQISKTFKVSVMQLIAGRSEGANSSEELTALKKELIEKEEEINKLRKKVIDLYDKLGI, encoded by the coding sequence ATGAAAAGCATCGGAGATCACATTAAGCAAAGCAGGTTGGCCTTAGGTTTAAGTCAGGCCGATGCCGCTAAAAAACTTAATATTTCTACTCCGGCCTTTTGTAAAATAGAGACAGGCCAAACCGATCTCAATATTTCCCGCTTACTCCAGATTTCTAAAACTTTTAAAGTTTCGGTAATGCAGCTGATTGCTGGACGATCAGAAGGAGCTAATTCATCTGAAGAATTAACCGCGCTTAAAAAAGAACTGATAGAAAAAGAAGAAGAGATTAATAAGCTTCGTAAAAAGGTTATCGATCTTTACGATAAGCTAGGAATATAA